A region of Carassius auratus strain Wakin chromosome 23, ASM336829v1, whole genome shotgun sequence DNA encodes the following proteins:
- the rs1b gene encoding retinoschisin 1b, which produces MDVKILSVFLLRLTQVFIGVNTQGELEMTWTYEDDDEVSVKQVVENQTPMGCNCDCQEPRPTGTPATWTSISTTPSTHSPYLDCMPECPYHKPLGFESGSVMAEQLTCSNQDQYVGWFSSWTPNKARLNSQGFGCAWLSKFQDTNQWLQIDLQEVRVVSGILAQGRCDADEWTTKYSLQYRTKENLNWIYYKDQTGNNRVFYGNTDRSSTVQNLLRPPIVARYLRILPLGWHTRIALRLELLMCMNKCVTG; this is translated from the exons ATGGACGTGAAGATCCTCAGTGTGTTTCTGCTGCGGCTGACTCAAg TTTTCATTGGCGTAAATACACAGGGG GAGTTAGAGATGACATGGActtatgaagatgatgatgaggtgAGTGTGAAGCAAGTGGTGGAGAATCAAACGCCGATGGGCTGTAACTGTGACTGTCAGGAGCCACGACCCACAGGAACTCCAGCCACCTGGACCTCCATCAGCACCACGCCATCCACACACAGCCCCTATCTGGACTGCATGCCgg AGTGTCCCTACCACAAACCGCTGGGGTTTGAGTCCGGGTCAGTGATGGCGGAGCAGCTTACCTGTTCAAACCAGGATCAGTATGTGGGCTGGTTCTCTTCATGGACCCCAAATAAAGCCAGACTGAACAGTCAAGGGTTTGG CTGTGCTTGGCTATCCAAGTTCCAGGACACGAATCAGTGGCTTCAGATCGACCTCCAGGAGGTGCGGGTGGTCTCGGGTATCCTAGCTCAGGGCCGCTGTGATGCTGACGAATGGACAACGAAATACAGCCTGCAGTACCGAACCAAAGAAAACCTCAACTGGATCTATTACAAAGACCAGACCGGGAATAACAGG GTGTTTTATGGAAACACGGACCGATCCTCCACGGTCCAGAACCTGTTGCGTCCGCCCATCGTGGCGCGGTATCTGCGGATCCTGCCTCTGGGCTGGCACACACGCATCGCCCTCCGCCTGGAGCTGCTCATGTGCATGAACAAATGCGTCACGGGTTAA
- the LOC113041742 gene encoding histone H2B.1, sperm-like: MKASSERRLKSLNTSRRTGWTRKRSTEAYSAYIYKIEKEVSEDVSDAVSLMRRLSDAHAQMSAEAARLSKFNRRRVITQRELHAAAKKLLMAEI; this comes from the exons ATGAAAGCATCATCTGAAAGGAGGCTGAAGTCTCTGAACACGTCCAGGAGAACCGGCTGGACGCGCAAACGGAGTACCGAGGCGTATTCCGCTTACATTTACAAGATCGAGAAG GAGGTGTCTGAGGACGTGAGTGACGCCGTCTCTCTGATGCGCCGCCTGTCCGACGCGCACGCGCAGATGAGCGCCGAGGCCGCGCGACTCTCCAAGTTCAATCGGCGGCGCGTCATCACGCAGCGAGAGCTGCACGCAGCCGCGAAAAAGCTCCTGATGGCTGAGATTTAA